The Neobacillus sp. PS3-34 genome has a window encoding:
- a CDS encoding thioredoxin family protein — MNLNEWFQKGMTAEEYIDSMNKNKEEMQSIYEAFQLSKEDKEILEQVKSRELKVIALTEDWCGDAMLNNPILLRIAEEGGIETRFLLRDQNLELMDQYLTNGTSRAIPIFIFIDQEGNEVGVWGPRAPQMQEMVDKGRAGLPEKEAPDFQEKQMDMYRKLMSSYQTDEKIWRVVSGSILGILLK; from the coding sequence ATGAACTTAAATGAATGGTTTCAAAAAGGAATGACTGCAGAAGAATATATAGATAGCATGAACAAAAATAAGGAAGAAATGCAATCAATTTACGAGGCGTTTCAGCTGTCAAAGGAAGATAAGGAGATACTTGAGCAGGTTAAGTCACGTGAACTAAAGGTGATTGCTCTTACGGAGGACTGGTGTGGAGATGCCATGTTAAATAATCCGATCCTTTTAAGAATTGCAGAGGAAGGCGGAATCGAAACAAGATTCCTGCTTCGTGACCAAAACCTTGAGTTAATGGATCAATATTTAACAAATGGCACTTCAAGAGCCATTCCTATCTTTATTTTTATCGACCAAGAGGGCAATGAAGTGGGTGTTTGGGGACCAAGGGCGCCGCAAATGCAGGAAATGGTGGATAAAGGGCGGGCTGGCCTCCCTGAAAAGGAAGCCCCTGACTTCCAGGAAAAACAAATGGATATGTACAGGAAATTGATGTCTTCTTACCAGACTGATGAAAAGATTTGGCGCGTGGTCTCGGGAAGCATCCTGGGCATTTTACTGAAGTAA
- the putP gene encoding sodium/proline symporter PutP — MSNDVLQLISIGIYMAAMLLIGWYSYRKTSNLTDYMLGGRSLGPAVTALSAGAADMSGWLLMGLPGGIYVTGLADGWIAIGLTLGAYINWKMVAPRLRSYTQVANDSITIPSYLENRFKDDTKLLRIVSGIVILVFFTFYVSSGLVSGAVFFENSFDVHYLTGLYIVGGVVVAYTLFGGFLAVSYTDFIQGLMMVIALLLVPTLAIFKTGGPAETFDTIRAIDPTLLDFFKGTSFLGIVSAMAWGLGYFGQPHIIVRFMAITTIKETKSARRIGMGWMIFSLIGTVFTALIGIAFFHQNTQYHLKNPEAVFIEMGQILFHPLVAGFVLAAVLAAIMSTVSSQLIVTSSALIEDLYKVVVKKNATDKELVFLGRMAVLIVALIAAALAFKQNNTILNLVAYAWAGFGASFGPIVLLSLYWKKLTKWGALFGMIVGALTVIIWKNTDLAKTMYEIVPGFAFNLIVAVLVSLFTYTKNDSIEKDFDESVRLLKHE; from the coding sequence ATGTCAAATGATGTTCTGCAACTGATTTCTATTGGCATCTACATGGCCGCCATGCTTTTGATCGGCTGGTATTCTTATCGAAAAACAAGCAATCTCACCGATTACATGCTTGGGGGACGCTCATTAGGTCCAGCGGTTACGGCTTTGAGTGCCGGCGCTGCCGATATGAGCGGATGGCTGTTGATGGGATTGCCTGGAGGAATTTATGTAACAGGCTTAGCAGATGGATGGATTGCCATCGGTTTGACGCTCGGCGCTTATATCAACTGGAAAATGGTCGCTCCTCGTTTGAGGTCCTATACCCAGGTTGCGAACGATTCAATTACAATACCTAGCTATCTCGAAAATCGTTTCAAAGATGACACAAAGCTTTTGCGCATCGTTTCCGGTATTGTTATTCTTGTTTTCTTTACCTTCTATGTTTCATCCGGACTAGTTTCAGGAGCTGTATTTTTTGAAAACTCCTTTGATGTTCATTATCTTACCGGACTTTATATTGTTGGCGGAGTAGTTGTTGCCTACACCCTATTTGGCGGATTCCTTGCCGTAAGCTACACGGACTTCATTCAGGGGCTGATGATGGTCATTGCGCTTTTGCTTGTACCGACATTGGCTATTTTTAAAACCGGCGGACCTGCAGAAACATTCGATACAATTCGTGCCATTGATCCAACCTTGCTGGACTTCTTTAAAGGAACCTCCTTTCTTGGCATTGTTTCTGCAATGGCTTGGGGGCTCGGTTATTTTGGGCAGCCTCATATCATCGTCCGTTTTATGGCGATTACAACGATTAAAGAAACTAAAAGCGCGCGCCGTATTGGAATGGGCTGGATGATTTTCTCACTGATTGGTACGGTATTTACAGCTCTGATCGGAATTGCCTTCTTCCATCAAAACACACAGTATCACTTGAAGAATCCAGAAGCTGTTTTCATCGAAATGGGCCAAATTTTGTTCCATCCATTGGTGGCTGGCTTTGTCCTGGCAGCCGTTCTTGCAGCGATCATGAGTACGGTTTCCTCCCAATTGATCGTTACATCAAGTGCCCTGATCGAGGACCTGTATAAAGTCGTTGTGAAAAAGAACGCCACCGATAAAGAACTTGTCTTCCTTGGGCGTATGGCAGTCTTGATTGTTGCACTTATTGCTGCAGCACTTGCTTTCAAGCAGAACAATACGATATTAAATCTAGTTGCGTACGCGTGGGCAGGATTTGGCGCTTCCTTCGGTCCAATTGTTTTGTTAAGCCTATATTGGAAAAAGCTCACTAAATGGGGCGCCCTTTTTGGAATGATTGTCGGTGCCTTAACCGTCATCATCTGGAAGAATACAGACCTTGCCAAAACGATGTACGAAATCGTCCCTGGCTTTGCCTTCAACTTAATCGTCGCAGTGCTAGTAAGCTTGTTCACATACACAAAAAATGATTCAATCGAAAAAGACTTTGACGAAAGTGTACGATTACTAAAGCACGAATAA
- a CDS encoding NUDIX domain-containing protein — protein sequence MSYHIRVRAGAVIIENNSILLIEFNDENGLHYNLPAGGVEPGEAVIEAVQREAREEASVDVEVGPLAFVYEYAPHLNSYRYGETHSLGLMFECTIKEGSVPKNPIKPDQNQTDVKWMRLSELHKIILYPNIKEQIIHYAENKRNLEVIEEHLLEQY from the coding sequence ATGTCGTATCACATAAGAGTAAGAGCTGGTGCAGTAATAATCGAAAACAACTCAATACTTCTAATTGAATTTAATGATGAAAATGGGCTTCATTATAATTTACCGGCTGGTGGTGTGGAGCCCGGTGAAGCGGTTATTGAAGCGGTTCAAAGGGAAGCAAGGGAAGAAGCTTCAGTAGATGTTGAAGTGGGCCCGTTGGCATTCGTTTACGAATATGCTCCGCATTTAAACTCTTACAGATATGGCGAGACACATTCTTTAGGCCTGATGTTCGAGTGTACAATAAAAGAGGGGTCAGTACCAAAGAACCCTATTAAACCTGACCAAAATCAGACAGATGTAAAATGGATGCGACTGTCAGAATTACATAAAATCATCCTTTATCCAAACATCAAAGAACAAATTATCCACTATGCGGAGAACAAGAGAAACCTGGAAGTAATCGAAGAACATCTGCTGGAACAATATTAA
- a CDS encoding MGMT family protein — MERFTERAIRVIQHIPSGKVMTYGQIARLAGSPKGARQVVRILHSMSQKYKLPWHRVINSKGEIGLTEDESFFIQKMSLESEGIKFTGRASINLEKYQYHPDDSTF; from the coding sequence TTGGAACGATTTACAGAACGCGCTATTAGAGTCATTCAGCATATACCATCAGGAAAGGTGATGACCTACGGGCAAATTGCCAGGCTGGCAGGAAGCCCGAAGGGAGCCAGGCAGGTCGTCCGCATCCTTCATTCGATGAGCCAAAAATATAAGCTTCCATGGCATCGGGTAATCAATTCAAAGGGTGAGATTGGTTTAACTGAGGATGAATCATTTTTTATTCAAAAGATGTCGCTGGAAAGTGAAGGCATCAAGTTTACCGGCCGTGCTTCTATCAATTTGGAGAAGTACCAGTACCATCCTGATGATTCAACGTTTTAG
- a CDS encoding histidine phosphatase family protein: protein MELLLIRHGQSEADLLGVHEGKANFPLTELGEHQAKRMATYVGDSFPPDLIITSPLSRAKKTALILQKSIGCRLIEDEDLKEYDNGVLAAFQKKRHFYNIPFLKTAGHIMSPSRKGNQNWNSVFVQREY from the coding sequence ATGGAATTATTATTGATCAGACATGGACAGTCAGAAGCAGATCTTTTAGGTGTTCATGAGGGCAAAGCAAATTTCCCCTTAACAGAATTGGGAGAACATCAGGCAAAGCGGATGGCAACGTATGTAGGGGACTCCTTCCCGCCTGACTTAATTATAACGAGCCCTTTAAGCAGAGCGAAGAAAACAGCCCTGATTTTACAGAAATCAATCGGATGCAGACTGATTGAGGATGAAGATTTAAAGGAATATGATAACGGTGTTCTTGCAGCCTTTCAAAAGAAGCGGCACTTTTACAATATCCCCTTCCTAAAAACGGCAGGCCATATCATGTCCCCATCCAGGAAGGGGAATCAGAACTGGAATTCCGTTTTCGTGCAGAGAGAGTATTGA
- a CDS encoding histidine phosphatase family protein, translating into MEFRFRAERVLNKLLSDYPGCSRIAVVSHGGLISNFLKSFLKQPNTSEFGYWTGDTGMHLLEVRDSLRLLKFLNKQEHLLFKLN; encoded by the coding sequence CTGGAATTCCGTTTTCGTGCAGAGAGAGTATTGAATAAGCTACTATCTGACTATCCTGGGTGTTCGAGAATTGCCGTCGTCTCTCATGGTGGTCTCATCTCCAATTTTTTAAAATCGTTTCTCAAACAGCCTAATACTAGCGAATTTGGATATTGGACTGGCGATACAGGCATGCATTTACTTGAAGTTAGGGACAGCCTCCGATTGCTGAAGTTTCTTAATAAGCAGGAGCATCTCCTATTTAAATTAAATTGA